GGGCAGAGTtgagaggggtctggggggggatGAGGTGGGGGCACAATTAAGAGGGGTCTGGGGGTAGAGTTAAGAGGGGTCTTGGGGGGATGGGGGCAGAGttgagagggctctggggggggtctgggggcacagttgagaggggtctgggggggatGGGGTCGGGGGTGCAGTTAAGAGGGGTCTGGGTGTATTTGGGGGGGGGTCGTGGCTGTTCGaacccccgcccccccccgccccctcccccgggCAGGCTCTGTCCGGCCGCAGCCCGGTGCCAGCCCAGGCCTGTCACAACCTGCCCGTTCTcagcgggggggggtgggtggggagggggcggcCGGGGCCCTGCAGGGGGTCTCTGGGTGACTcctggctgggggggctgcaggggtggtcGCTGCCGGGGGTCACCCCCGGGGCcagatcctgctgctggctgcgggGCCGGCACCGGGacccccccggggggggggcagaggagCCCGGGGGGGGCTCAGGGTCTCTCTCCgggggggggctcagggtcTCTCTCCgggggggggctcagggtctctccggggggggggctcagggtcTCTCTCCcggggggggggctcagggtcTCTCCgggggggggctcagggtcTCTCTCCgggggggggctcagggtcTCTCCCCgggggggggctcagggtcTCTCTCCGGGGGGGGCTCAGGGTctctccggggggggggggctcagggtcTCTCCCgggggggggctcagggtctctccctgggggggggctcagggtcTCTCCCCgggggggggctcagggtcTCTCTCCGGGGGGGGCTCAGGGTCtctcccgggggggggggctcagggtcTCTCTCCGGGGGGGGCTCAGGGTCTCTCTCTGGGGGGGGCTCAGGGTCTCTCcggggggggggctcagggtcTCTCTCCGGGGGGGGCTCAGGGTCTCTccccggggggggggctcagggtctctcccggggggggggctcagggtcTCTCTCCCGGGGGGGGCTCAGGGTctctccgggggggggggggggggctcagggtcTCTCTCCgggggggggctcagggtcTCTCCCgggggggggctcagggtctctctccgggggggggggctcagggtctctcctggggggggggctcagggtcTCTCCCgggggggggctcagggtcTCTCCGGGGGGGGCTCAGGGTCTCTCTCcggggggggggctcagggtctctcccggggggggggctcagggtcTCTCCCAGGGGGGGCTCAGGGTCTCCCGgggggccagccccagcccccatgGCTGCccgggttgggggggggggtcccggggggggGTCGGGCAGGAAGCCTCCGGGCGGCAGccgcagcccctgggctgcttccggccaggggcagaggaaagggaagggaaaacttcctcctgctcctcacgcCCTGGGGTCCGGCCCCCGGCTGCCCCCCCCCGCGGggggcctgggcacagccccccccggggccgccttggcttgggggggggggccggggggggcacTCTCGgggggctgctcctggccccGGGGTTGTCTCTcctctgggggggggtggggggtgggcaggggtccTGTTTtaccctgcccccccccccccccccccccccccggcagcctCGGGGTGGTtccagctgcctggctctgggccTGGGGGCTTGCAGGGGCTGCCTCTGACCCCCCCCcgaccctgctgcagctctggggagggggacaggggcTGGTCCTGGTCCTGGTCCTGGTCCTGGTCCTGGTCCTggtcctggtcctgctctgtcccCCTCTGGACACTGCTTTGGggtctctgtgtgctgctgggggtcccCTGGGggtctctgtgtgctgctgggggtcccCTGGGggtctctgtgtgctgctgggggtcccCCGGGGGTCTCTTTGCTGCCCAGGGTCCCTTGGGggtctctgtgtgctgctgggggtcccTTGGgggtctctgtgctgctgggggtgccctggagGTCTCTATGTGATGTTGGGGATCCCCTGGGggtctctctgtgctgctgggggtcccCTGGGGgtctctgtgctgcccagggtctcCTGGGGGTCTCTCTGTGATGCTGGGGGTCCCCTTGGgggtctctgtgctgctgggggtcccCTGGGGGTCTCtatgtgctgctgggggtcccCTGGGGggtctctgtgtgctgctgggggtcccCCAGGGGTCTCTGTTCTAGGGGGGGTCTCTTGGGggtctctgctgcccagggtcccCTGGGggtctctgtgtgctgctgggggtcccCTGGGggtctctctgtgctgctgggggtcccCTGGGGgtctctgtgctgcccaggatctCCTGGGGGTCTCTCTGTGATGCTGGGGGTCCCCTTGGgggtctctgtgctgctgggggtcccCTGGGGGGTCTCTGTTCTAGGGGGGGTCTCTCGGGggtctctgctgcccagggtcccCTGGgggtctctgtgctgctgggggtcccTTGGGGGGTCTCTGttctggaggagggggggggtgtgggggtggtccctggctgctctcactgcagccccctgggggTCTCTGGGTAGCTAATTTGGGGGGTGGTCGTGTTCAGGcctgcagcctcacctctgccttcccctcccccccccccagccccctcctcctctgccccctgtgccagccctgcccccagctgccccccatggAGTGAccctgccccgggggggggcagctggcagcggCACCATGAGCGACTTCTGGCacaagctgagctgctgtgtggtggAGAAGCCTCAGCCTGTGAGTAGCTGCAGCCGGgggggggtcccgggggggtcctgggggggtcctgggggtcctgggggggctcagcccaggggggggcagctgggggcggCCCCAGGAGCGacctctgagctgctgtgtggtggAAGAGCCACAGCctgtgaggggctgcagccgggggggggggtcctgggggggtcctgggggcatcttgggggtccctggggtggTCTtggggggctcagcccaggggagggcagctgggggcagccccaggagcaaCCTCTGGGCTGCTGTGTGGTGGAAGAGCCACAGCctgtgaggggctgcagcctgggctgggggtgggggggtcctggggggtccGGGGGGGGCTCAAGGGGTCCTGAGGGGGGTTCGGGGGGGGGTCCGAGGGGTGGTCAGGGGGTCCtgagggggtcctgggggcatcttgggggtccctggggggggtcctgggggtcctgggggggctcagcccaggggagggcagctgggggcagccccaggagcgACCTCTGGGCTGCTGTGTGGTGGAAGAGCCACAGCctgtgaggggctgcagcctgccctgggggtgggggggtcctggggggtccGGGGGGGGCTCaaggggtcctggggggggtcccgggggggtcctgggggtccggggggggctcagcccggggggggcagctgggggcggCACCAGGAGCGACCTCTGGGCTGCTGTGTGGTGGAAGAGCCACAGCctgtgaggggctgcagccggggggggtgtcctgggggggtcctgggggcatcctggggggtccgggggggtcctgggggtcctggggggctcagcccagggtgGGGCAGTtgggggcagccccaggagcgacctctgggctgctgtgtggtggcagagccacagcctgtgaggggctgcagccggggggggggggggggggggggtcctgggggggtcctgggggcatCCTGGGGGTCCCGGGGGTCGCGGGGGGGCCGAGCCGAGGGCAGGGGGCGCTGAGGGCCTTCCTCCCCCcgcagaagaagaggaggaggcgcCTGGAGCGCTCCATGATCGGGGAGCCGATGAACTTCGTGCACCTGACCCACATCGGCTCCGGGGACATGGCCGCGGCGGAGGGGCTGCCCGGGGTGGGGGCCGGGggcgggctgggggcggggtgggggctgggtggggggctGGGTGGCACGGATGGGTGGCAGGgttgggtgctgggtggcacagttgggtgctgggtggcagggttGGGTGCTGACATGgttgggtgctgggtggcacagatgggtgctgggtggcagggttGGGTGCTGACATGgttgggtgctgggtggcacagatgggtgctgggtggcagggttGGGTGCTGACATGgttgggtgctgggtggcacagatgggtgctgggtggcagggttGGGTGGCAGGgttgggtgctgggtggcacagaTGGGTTCTGGGTGGCACAGATGGGTGCTGAcatgggtgctgggtggcacagttgggtgctgggtggcacgGTTGGGTGGCACGGATGGATGCTGGGTGGCATGGTTGGTTGCTGGCAGGGTTGCATGCTGGCATGCTTGGGTGCTGGGTgtcactgctgggtgctgggtgtcaCAGTTGGGTGGCAGGgttgggtgctgggtggcacagtTGGGTGGCAAGgttgggtgctgggtggcacagtTGGGTACTGACATGcttgggtgctgggtggcacagttgggtgctgggtggcacagtTGGGTGCTGACATGcttgggtgctgggtggcacagttgggtgctgggtggcacagtTGGGTGCTGAcatgggtgctgggtggcacagttgggtgctgggtggcacagtTGGGTGGCACAgttgggtgctgggtggcacagctgggtgctgggtgtcaTGGccgggtgccagggctgggtgctgggtggcacagctgggtgctggcagggctgggtgctgggtgccagggctgggtgccgggTGGCACAccgggctggctgctggcagggctgggtgctgggtgccagggctgggtgccgggtggcacagctgggtgctgccagggctgggtgctgggtgccagggctgggtgccggcTGGCACAccgggctggctgctggccgggctgggtgctgggtgccagggccgggtgccagggctgggtgccggcTGGCACAccgggctggctgctggcagggctgggtgctgggtgccagggctgggtgctgggtgccagggctgggtgccagggctgggtgccggcTGGCACAccgggctggctgctggcagggctgggtgctgggtgccagggctgggtgctgggtgccagggctgggtgctgggtgccagggctgggtgccggcTGGCACAccgggctggctgctggctctgacGGCGCCGCTCTGCCCCCTGCGCCCCAGAGCGGAGCCGTGCAGGAGATGAGGTCCAAGGGCGGCCGGGAGCGgcgctggagcagctccagagtgtTGTAGCCTGTGAGTAGGGGGCGGCCGgggcccccctccccccgcagccccccggggaggccctgcctgtgccctgcctgtgccctgcctgcaggcagcctctctGCTTTTACAGATTCCTGGCTTTCTCAGCCCAAACTTGAACTGCCtgaccctccccccccgccgGAGGAGCTGCCCCGGagcccttcccccaccccccccgcggTAATTTATGCAGCGCCCTCCTCGCCGGCCGCCTGCTGCCGCCCCCCGGccgctgccctcctcctcctcctcccgggGGGGCACCGGCTGGGCGAGCAGGGAGCCGCCAGCCTCCCCCCCGGGCCTTCGGATGTGCCAAAccctccctgctgtccctcctgccgccgccgccccccccgCGACCCCCTCCCGGcgccgggggcggggggcggccggcggcggggccgccGCGGAGGCTGATTCGGTGCCTTCCCGGCGAGAGCGGAGCCAGGGTGAAAGCCCTGCGGCCCCGGTGCTCAGCCCGGGGTTAAAGCTCGACCCCCTTCGGCGTCTGGGTGCCAACCGCCATCAGCACGGCCCCGGTGCCTCCGGCTGGCGCTGCCGGGGCTGGCACGGCCACGGCTGGCACGGCCACggctggcactggcacagctgcactgcCACGGCTGGCACTGCCACTGCCACGGCTGGCACTGCCACGGCTAGCACGGCCACGGCTGCcactggcactgccacagctggcactgccacgGCTGGCACGGCCACGGCAGGATGAAACCCCCTGCAGCTTCGGTGCTCAGCCCGGGGTTAAACCCCGACCCCTTCGGCGTCTCGGTGCCAACCACCTTCAGCACACCCCCGGTGCCTCCGGCTGGCGCTgccggggctggcactgccacgGCTGGCACTgccacggctgcactgccgccgccgccggcctcCTCTTTCGGTTTTGTTTTCAggaggtttggttttggttttcttcccttttttttttccccccttttttaaagtcaataaaacccaaaaacctCAACTGggagcctccagccccctcGGGAGGGCAGGACAGGACCCTGCTGGGGGGCGGGGGTCAGCTCCGCCCGGGGATCGCTCCCAGCGGCACGGACCGAGGCAGGACGGAGCCTGCCCCCCGCGGACCGGGGCTCGGGCTCCCGAATTTCGGCCGCGGCTGTAAATAGCTCTAATGAGCGCCGGGATTAAAGGTTAATTAGCCTCGCGGCCGGCgcgggggggagggcagagccttctccactcTTCCTCGCTCTCTGCCGCGCTGTAGGCCGCGCCGGGAGGCTGCTTTCGGCGGGGGGGAGCGAGGTGCCGAGGCTCTCCGCTCGGTTTTATTTCCGCGCCCCTCGAAATAAACCCCGGTGGCGCCTCCCCGAGCTGCGCGCGGCTCCTCGCCGCCCTCCGCACCTCCGCTCGCCGGGAAAAGGCCACGCCGGCCACACGCCGAGCTCCGCGCTCCCGGCCTCGGCCTTCACTCCCTTCCGTGGGTGCTCGGGGACCGCTGCGGGCGCACCGAGAGGCAGCGCTTGGCTCGGCGCAGCCTTGGCACCGGAGCTTCCGGTCCGCCCTGTTTGCTCCCAGGGCGCACCGGAAGTCGTCGTCCTGGGGTACGCAACTTCCGGTCGGCCTTGTTTGCTCCCAGAGCACACCGGAAGTCGTCGTCCTGTAGTACGCAACTTCCGGTCGGCCTTGTTTGTTCCCAGGGCGCACCGGAAGTCGCCGTCCCGACGCAGGCAGCTTCCGGCCGGCCGCTGTTTACTCGCAGGGCATGCCGGGAGGTGTGGTCCTGGCCATGGCTGCCGGCCCCCGGCCGTGGCTTCCCCCCGGGCCCGCCGGCAGCGGCAGTCCTGGTTCCGGGGACGTCCTCTCGGCCGCGTTCTCCCAGGGCGTGCTGGGAGCTGTAGGCCTCCCGCGGGGCGCAggggaagctcttccccaggccaAGGCAAAGCACTTTGGGCTTCCAACCCGAGGTTAGCtgcacccccccgcccccaaatTCTTGACagatggcagccaggagggaccACAGCGTCCAGGGTGGCAGCaccctgtgggcacaggggctgggggtccctGTTTTGGCTTGGCACCAGAGCCCttgccaagggaggcagctcctggtgggcacaggggctggggggtccCGGCTTTGGCTTGGCACCAGAGCCCttgccaagggaggcagctcctggtgggcacaggggctggggggtccCTGCTTTGGCTTGGCACCAGAGCCCttgccaagggaggcagctcctggtggGCACAGGGGGAGCTCCTCCCTAGGccaagcccagggcagggggggtggtgcTGTGGGCTTCCCAACCCGAGGTGAGCTGCACCCCCGAAATTCTTGGGGCTCTTAGATGATGGCCAAGGGCCTCCCCAGGAGGGACCACAGCCTCCAGGGTGGCACCACCCCCgtgggcacaggggctggggggtccCCACTTGGCCTTGGCACCGGAGCCCTTCCCGAGGccgagctgagcacagggctgcaggttCCCCCCAAGGGCAAGGTGGTTGCCCCCAGTCAGCTTCAAACAAGCTGGGAAAGGCAAACAAATGACCCCAAATCTGctgcccccaacccccccagaggtcacccagctgctgcctcagagctgctcctcagggagcCTTCATTTATTGAGGGGGTGCTGGATCCCAGACCCCCAACTCCCCAGCGAGCTGAGGGAGAGGTCGtgcatggggctggggaggtggggtgggggtcaCCCCAATGTtttggcttccccccccccagacttTGGGGTCTGTCACCACCGT
Above is a window of Dryobates pubescens isolate bDryPub1 unplaced genomic scaffold, bDryPub1.pri scaffold_91_arrow_ctg1, whole genome shotgun sequence DNA encoding:
- the CDC42SE1 gene encoding CDC42 small effector protein 1, giving the protein MSDFWHKLSCCVVEKPQPKKRRRRLERSMIGEPMNFVHLTHIGSGDMAAAEGLPGSGAVQEMRSKGGRERRWSSSRVL